In Achromobacter pestifer, the DNA window GCTGCAAGTATCCGCCGCACCGCATGTATTAACTTGCTTTTTTGGGACACAAATTTGCTAATTTGGGACAGCGCCTACGACGCTTCCATAGCAGCCTGCTTGCTCCACCGAGAAGCGCTGCATCCGAACTGGCCATGGAACCAATGGCTGAAGCTGCTGGGCCCGGAGAAGCCGAGCAATTCCGCCACCTCGCCCAGCGGCAGGTCGCTCTCGCGCAAATGGTGCTTGACCAGGTCCGAGCGCACCTCGTCCAGCACGCGGCTGAATGTCAGACCTTCCGCTTCGAGGCGGCGATGCAGCGTGCGGCGGTCGACGTGGAGAAAGCGCGCCACCTCTGGCGCCGAGCAGGCGCCGCCAGGCAACAGCGCCAGAATGATCCGGCGGCAGATGTCCTGTGCGCTTTCGCCGCGGCCGGTCATCGCCGCTTCCAGGTACTTGCGGGCCAGGCCGGCCGCCATCGGGTCGCCCTGCTCCCGCGGCTTGGCCAGGTCGGCGGCCGCGCAGACCAGGCCGTTGAATTCCTGATTGAACTTGACGCCGCGTCTGAAGAAGGCGCGATGCGCGGCCACGTCCTTGGGCGGGCGGTGCGTGAAGCAGACCTCCAGCGGCTGCCACTGCTGGCCGATCAGCTCGCTCAAGATGCAGAACATGGTCCCCACCGCCAGTTCCACCGACTGCCGCATCTGCAATCCGGGAGTGGGCAACAGGTCGTCGCGGATGATCACCACGCCGCCCGCGTCTTCAACGCGGATGATGAGCGAGGCGTTCACCAGTTTCAGGTAGCGGCAGAGCGTATCCAGGGCCTGCCGGGGCGTGGGTTCTTCCCGCAGCACCAGGCTGATGGGCCCCAGCGCCGACAGCTTGCGCCGCGCCGCCAGGCGCAGCGCAAGGTCTTCGGTGCGCGTGGCGCGGGCCGTAATTTCCAGCAACTCGCGCGCCGCATCGCGCGGGATCAGCATCTCCGGATCTTCCAGGAACCTGGCCTCCAGCCCCACGCTGCGCATGAAGGCATGGGGATCCCGGCCCAGCGACTCGACCAGCTCGACGTAGCCGTTCAAGCTGCCGCTGCGCATCAGGTGGGAAAGCTGTCTCATGTACGGGCCTCGAATTCCTGGCGCAGCCAGCCCAGGAAAGCCCTGAGCGGCGGATGGCGTTCGCGGCCCGGCGCGCACAGCGCGGTGTAGGCCGCCCCCGCCACCCTCACGTCCGGCCGGTATGGCACCAGGGTGCCCGCCGCCACGCTGTCCGACACCATGACGGAGCTGGCCAGCACCAGCCCCTGGCCCGCGATGGCGGCCTGCAGGGCGTAGTGCTCTTCCTCGTAGGCGTGCACCGCCGCCGGCTTGCGCCAGGACGGCAGGCCAGCCGCCTCGCACCAGTCCTGCCAGCTCCGATCGTACAGCTGCGAATCGCGCCAGCGCACGGTCACCAGCGACGGCGCACGCCTGCCAGGCCGGGCGGCCAGCGCGGGCGCGCCATAGACGCCGAACCACTCCTGCAGCGAGCAGGCGGCGTGCAATCCCGGCCAGCGCTCGCGGCTATAGCGGATGGCCAGGTCCATGCTGGCGTCGCGCAGCAGGTCCACTGGCTCCGGACTGGTGTTCAGGTTCAGCTG includes these proteins:
- a CDS encoding AraC family transcriptional regulator; this encodes MRQLSHLMRSGSLNGYVELVESLGRDPHAFMRSVGLEARFLEDPEMLIPRDAARELLEITARATRTEDLALRLAARRKLSALGPISLVLREEPTPRQALDTLCRYLKLVNASLIIRVEDAGGVVIIRDDLLPTPGLQMRQSVELAVGTMFCILSELIGQQWQPLEVCFTHRPPKDVAAHRAFFRRGVKFNQEFNGLVCAAADLAKPREQGDPMAAGLARKYLEAAMTGRGESAQDICRRIILALLPGGACSAPEVARFLHVDRRTLHRRLEAEGLTFSRVLDEVRSDLVKHHLRESDLPLGEVAELLGFSGPSSFSHWFHGQFGCSASRWSKQAAMEAS
- a CDS encoding LysR substrate-binding domain-containing protein, which codes for MFATLPVTALRSFEAAARLLSFKLAAAELAVTATAVSHQVKALERHVGYALFERVPRGVRLTEKGARLFAAVHGALLDVAQTLDALRAAPASGALTVSTTHSFAALWLVPRLGRFHAAFPQYQLNLNTSPEPVDLLRDASMDLAIRYSRERWPGLHAACSLQEWFGVYGAPALAARPGRRAPSLVTVRWRDSQLYDRSWQDWCEAAGLPSWRKPAAVHAYEEEHYALQAAIAGQGLVLASSVMVSDSVAAGTLVPYRPDVRVAGAAYTALCAPGRERHPPLRAFLGWLRQEFEART